CAAAAGAACAGCTTTggcctatgtgtatgtgtgtgtgtgtgtgtgtctgtgtgtgtgtctgtatgtgtgtgtgtctgtgtgtgtgtctaggtatgtatgcatatacaatgtgtgtgtacctaggtatgcatgtatatatgtatatataatacaaacTAGTTTACACCTCAGGGAAGGAGAAGGTGAGTTTTTCAAGGACTCCTGAAGCAAGGAACGGACCAACAAGAGACCAGAAGTTGAAGAGGCAGCTAATGGCAGAGGACATAGCTGCCCAGTCACAAAGGGACTGCCTGAGCCAGCATGACCCAGGAAGGGCATTGTTTGGTAAAGAAATGACATATGATATCTGAACCCCAATTTCCAGTATTCAAGAATCTTCAGGGACTGTGTAAAGGGAGAAGCCCAGGCTATATTTCGAGCCTGGAGCTGGTCGCAGCTGGAGTCAGTTCATCACAGATCCCTGTGCTTTTGCTCTTTGGTCATTTCTTTCAGGTTGTGGGGAGGAAAAAGTCAAAGCTTTCCTGTCCCAGACAAAATGGGTGCTGAATATGTTGTCTTCTCTACAGAATCATTTTACAAAATGGTCGTACTTTCTTTTTTGAAGGGTTAAAATTATCTATAGAAACATCtagatctgatgctttctttgtGGGAAGTGTCAAACTTTTAAAACTgttactttgtttaaaaaatgctttGATTTCATCTTACCGCTTTTTAAGTTAGATTTGACTAAGTAAgaatttattgatttgttttatgGGGAGGCCTGGGGTGGAAGCttgggcctcatgcatgctacaCAATTGCTCTGTTATTAGGCTGAGTCCTCAGCCTAGCATGTGTTGGTTTTTATCAAGTTTTTGACTTCATAATTGAAATCATACACAGGGCTTTCTGCTATCTGCCTGTGTTTGATGGGATACATAGACATGTTTTGGTCCATGTATAGGCATAGAGTAATATTCCAATCCCTATCTTTTCAtgtctctttatttaaaaaaataatggtgtggcgtttctttttaaaatttttttctcaaaaacataGACTTTATTAAATGCTGCTCAATCCCCAGTGAAGGTCtttcattataaaacatttttcctACAACAGCAAGGCAAGAGGTTGGAATGGAATTGATAACAAGTGAGAAATACTGACCAGGAAAGAACGTACAGGGCCTCAGCACAGTCAATGCATTTCTTCTGAATAAAGTCGGGCAATGACAGCTAGCTGTCTGCATCACATCGTGGGGCTCAGAGACTCCACCTACAGGCAGGCCTGAGGTCAGGCAGTCGAGGACTGGGAAGGCCCTgccttgttgacagaggtttctgtccaccCAGTCCCTCAGCctttcagtcacaaagaaacacacagaagcctacattatttataaagtgGTTGGCCTATTGGCTGGAGCTTTCTTATTAACTCACTCTTACACCGTACATTAGCCCattgttcttgtctgtgttagccacatggcttggtaccttttatcagtgacgcaactcatcttgcttcctctgtgtctgggtgatgactgtagactgagtctttccttttcccagaattctgctgttCTGGTCGCCCCATctctattttctgcctggctactggccaatcagcatttttattttattttattttattttttcgagacagggtttctctgtagctttggagactgtcctggcactagctcttgtagaccaggctggtctcgaactcacagagatctgcctgcctctgcctcccgagtgctgggattaaaggcgtgcgccaccaccgcctggctgcatgctattaaaccaatacaactgacaaatctttacagggtacagaccattgtccacAGCACTGCCTCCAGCCTtggagaggaatgaaagagaGGTGAGCCTCGGGTTTACCCATGATGCTACACTCTGGGGTGCTGCTCCTGAAAGGGGTATTTGGGAGCAGAATTTTTGTTTACTTTCCCCCAGTTTTAATACTTTGTGCTTCAAAATCCTGGAAACATAAGTGTTGCAAATCCCAGATTTTGGCAGTATCTTTAAGGAGCTTGGGCTTTGATCTCACCATCTctaggagagggaagggaaggacagCACCTCAGTGTATCTTACAAAAGTTCTTTCCTCAGATGGAACCAAGGTCTGCAGTCATGTGAAAGCACAGAAGATGACTTGATCTGTGTGCAGCATGATCAAGATTTCGAGTCGTGATCCCTGCCACTCCCAGGGCGACCTCACATGTAACACGTATGATAGAGTGACGCAGTCATGATCCCTGCCACTCCCATGATCACCTCACATGTAACACGGATGATAGAGTGACGCAGTCGTGATCCCTGCCACTCCCATGATCACCTCACATGTAATACGGATGATAGAGTGACACAGTCGTGATCCCTGCCACTCCCAGGGCGACCTCACATGTAACACGGATGATAGAGTTCAAGTCGTGATCCTTGCCACTCCTAGGGCGACCTCACATGTAACACGGATGATAGAGTGACACAGTCGTGATCCTTGCCACTCCCAGGGCGACCTCACATGTAACACGGAAGATAGAGTGATGCAGTCGTGATTCCTGCCACTCCCAGGGTGACCTCACATGTAACAAGGATGATAAGGTGACGCAGTCAACGGTCAGACAAAGGTGACCACACACTGTGTCCGtggtcagccaggactatgttTAGCCCGTACTTCTTTCGCTTATGCTTCCCAGGAAAAACTGGCCTGCTAATAATAATATACTGATGAGGTTTGCTTTGAAGTTTTTATATATTCCAAAAGAGTGTACAAAGCTCCCCAGCCAGCAGAGGCGGGAGCTGATCTTACTTGGCACTTGTATTTCAGCCGAGAATGCCGTGCACGTTGTAGGCGCTGTCCTATTTCTCGATGCCGTCTTTAGCTTCAGCTTTTCAGGTTTTTTCCACAGTTCTTCACGTtccaattctttcattttttctctctgtctctcagctttGTAGGAACTAGTAAGATCACCAAAAAGCTTGTCGTTCTTCTCCATCAGGGTTTTCAGCACGTTGTACACAATGGTCTGATTCCAgtgttctttggaaattttatacAAACTGGCAAACATCATCGGCAGAATTTTATCAGTATTCTCTTCAATCAGAGTAAAAATCCATTCATTATTCCAGAAGTACAGTGCTCTTTCTGCAACCTGAAAATGAGACCCGGAGACGCACTTGGACATCTGCTCTAAAAGGGCTCTTCAAGCGCTTTGAATTGTGTTGGCTCAATGACATCTAAGATTTCTCCAATTTCTTCTAAAAACATCACCTCTTTCTGACTGCATGTTTCAGCCAAAATCTTAGCAGTCCTTTGATAACAGGCTCTGTCCATGCTGTGTCTTTCTCCAGGAACTGTAGGACACAGTGTGCCAGCTGAGCATGAAACAAAGCAGTGTGCATAGGAATAAGGACCTTCATTAGAAATTGTTTATGTTCTGTTTTCAGTGGCGATGCCCAGCCACCGATGATACTTCCTAAGACCTCAAGGAGTTCAGCCACAGCGTTGAAACGCTCTGTTCCATATATTAACCTGAGAAAAATGTTGTTAATTTGCTTTCTGATGAACACTCTCAGCCCAAGAAACTTCCCATGAATCTGATGTAGAACCCACTTCAGGAAGTCGCGTTCTCTTGGGTCTTCACTATCAAAAAGCTCCAGGAGCTGTTGTACAAACGTCTGGTGAATGCATCGATTTGCAATGCTGGGCTGGAAATCAGGACTCTCCTAGAATCTCAAGAAGAATTCATACACCAACTGTATGTGAGGTCAAGAGGCCTCAAGTGTGGACTCATCGTCTTCTGGATCAAAATCTGGATTATCATTTGAAGGAAGCGAACGGAAGATGTTAGCACTGATCATCTTTACTATAGAAGAATACGCTGATTCAACAATTGCACCACTACTAGTTGAAACACACTCAACCAGTTGATTCCGTGTtgctcattttaatttctttgctcTTCAAGTCTGAAACAGTCACTGAAATCCAACAGTACACAGCACCGCTGTAGCTTCTGACAGAAAAGCTCTTGTTCTTTTGAAGTGGCATCTTTGAGGTGGGGCAGGGGCGCAGCTCCGCCTGGCTACCCAGACTGGGAACTGCGAGGAGCCTTGCAAGCACTTCTGCCTCTGAGCCTTGGGATCACACGCACCAATTCCCAGGGGAAATCCTTCAGTTTCTCCCAGGCCGAGATGGCGACCAGCGCGGCCGGCGACCGCAACATCTCTGTCCGGCGCCTCGACTGGCCCGGGAAATCTGAGAGGGACCGGTGCGGCGAGGCTGCACCCCTGCGTCCCGGGCCCCGGGCGCGCCGACCCCGTGCTCCGCAAGCTGCTGCccccgaccccccccccccacacacacacacacagcatctcatGGCCGCATCCCTGCCTCCCGTTGCTGGCGGGCGGAGGGGAGGCTGGGTCCGCTCAAGTAGCTGACGCCTGCGTCCAGGGCGGGCTGGCAGAGGGAGCCCGAAGTTTGGACGGCTGGGGCGAGCGAATGCAGCTGCGGTCCCCTGGGCGCGCCTCGCGTTCCCTGAGCACAGAGCCCCGGAGTCGCCACAGTGGTCGCTGCCGCGCTGTCCCCAGGGTAGGGAGCCTTCTCCGGGGCCGCTCCCATCGCAGGTCCTCGGGAGCCACTGCCTAGAGCTCTCCTCTCCTGTCAACGTCAACCACTTGCGCCCCTATCCTTGCAGTGTCGCCCTCgctcttcccccacccctgcacGCCAAACGACCGCCCACGGAGCAGCCTGGCCAGCGACTGCTACAACTTCAGAGGATGGATGCTGCAGGCGACTGGAGAACAGAGCTGGTGTGGTGTTTCTTGTCATTCCCATGTCCCACAATCTTGTGCGATTTCAAAATGCCAGTAACAAGTTGCATTTCACAAGTATTTATTCAACATTTTGGTGGTGCTTAGGGATCCAGATTTTAGGAACTAATTCAATTCAGTAATTGCCTCTTTCCTTGGGGGCTGCACGGCTGGGAACATCAAGAGAAAACTCAGTATTTACTAGGCAGGCCAACAGGTCGGAAGTAGTTGGGGTCTCTACCACTCCGGCCCCATCTGTTGGCAAACTGGTCAGCTCTTGAGTCTGCTGCTCCACGTCCTGTGACCCTCTGAATACCCTCTCTGGCATCACTGCAATCAAGACAGACAAGAAGAAGATCCATAACCGATCCGATGACAATAGCTCCACACCCTGCACTCGAAAAGATGGATGTACTAGGAGCCCAGGAGCACCAGAGAAAGAGGCTGGTACCGATCCTGCCTGAGCAAGCACCTACTCAGCCCAGGATTCCACCCTCATGCTGGACGAGCAGCACCAAGGGAGAGAGGGTGGGGTTCATGTTTCACTGCCAACCGTTCCCAGTACTGtacacagagaagaggaaggcTACAGACAGTGTGCACGGGATGCAGAGGAGAGCCCCTCCTGACTGTCCAAAGCAGTCAAGCTCCACCCACTGAGACCTCTGTTACCTGATCACTTTAGCAGCCCAGGCTCCTCCTGGTCCCCTTTGGGCAGCATCATAGTTCCCTCTAGCATGGAAGTATTTGTCCGCGCCTTTCCAGTTGGCCTCTCTCATGTCAGAGTAAGCTCGCCACATGTCTCTAGTtcctggagagggaagagaatggCAAGGAAGATTGTGTTTAGGCAAAGCAGGGTGAAAACTTCTGTCCAACTCATCCCCATGACTTCAGCctttcacaagcccagagaactATGGCTTGACATGAACAGTTCTTACTTCCCCATGTCCATGAGGAAGCATATTTGGAGCGAGTTTTATTCTGAGGGATTCCTGTCTTAGCTCTGTTGTTATTGGTCTTTGGCTGCTCAAGAAAGCGTATTCTGGAGAGATGATCTCTAGGGGGTGTGTCATCAGACGATAATGAAGCCCTCTGAAATGATCCAGGGAAACTTCTATATATGGTGTGAGCACATGAGGcctcttcccttcctcatctcccctctcttctttctccattcctttcctttcctttatgtTCTCTTCCTTTAGAGACAGCATGCATCTCTATATGACCCTGGATGACCTGAAGCCCACAAtcccactgcctcagcctcccaaatgctacaATCGCCACTGCAGCCACAGCTCTCTCCCAGCACAGGCACCAGGAGAACCCGCTCTCCAAGCAGAGTGAGTGCAGCTCTGCTCCGAGTCCACGGATGTCCAGGATCTACTGCAGCCTGAGCAGTTCCCAGCACTCCATCAGCAGGAGACAGCAGAGCGTTCTCTGACAGACTGAAACAAGCTGGGTGACCAGAAACTCTAAGTAACAAAGGACACCTAGGTTTAAAACTTCTGTACCATCTACAAGAACAGGGAAGAGTATTAGCCACCTGGCGGTTACGCAGAAAAACCGAGAAAATGCACGTGGGATGTTCATGGAAGATGCTCCATCTATTAGCATCTTCTCACTTCTCTGCTCCTCAGGAAGGTGCCACAAAGAGCAAAAGGTCTAAAGCAAGGACAGGCGTGGTGAGCTGCGCACTGAAGGAATCAGACCCAGCTAACAGTAAATGGGAAATATCTTCAGAAGTAACGAGTTAAGGAAAAAGGGCAAGGCCAATATCTAGGTTGATTTAACTTTTATTGTGCTGTGGCTGGTGGGATGTCTTTCCCTTGGTGATAGTTCCCTGCCCATGTCTCGGCCCCTGCAGACCTGTATCCAGGAAAGTAAGTCATGGTCATCTGCCGGTGGAGGATCTGGAGCTCCCTTTAAAGGCAGCTGCCTTCCCCAACCCATGAACTGTCGCTCTCAGGTAAAGAGTGGGTGTGTGCTCATGAAGTCCCTGCTCTGTTCTGGAAGCTGTCTAGTGGACTCTGAGAAGCTGGCCTACCTGGGATAACATCTGTTCTTCTTTGAGTTTTTGTTAGATAGTTTTTGTCTGCttttggcctcagtttccttaagaGATAGATGGGGCTCTTACACCAGCAGGTTAATTTAAACATTACTCCATTTAACAAATAATGCTTCTTGGACAACGCCTTTTCACAGTGTGAAGAGGTCAGTTAGCCTTCGCTGCTGTCACTGTATTTGAGGACTCTActggtcctcctcttcctcccctggaACACTGTACAGGTAAGAGGCTCTACATTTCATGGCTGCCAAACATAGAGGTGAGCTGTTCATCACCTTCCACAAGGGGGCAGCAGATCCCCTCTCCTGCTGGCGAATCTGCATCTTTCAAGAACAGATTGCTCCTATATTCCTGCGGAAAAGCTGCTGTACACACATTATGTGCTCTCAGACTAGGGATCCTCACACAAAGAGGTCAACACTGACCATAAAAGTTCAGAACTACATAGGAAGAGTGACAATGTTCCCCTATACAGGATACTTCACAAGAATGTTTGCCCTGAATTTTGTGGTCCCTGCTCTGGTAAATACTTGGAATCCACAAATACAACCTCCTGCCCCCATCCTTTGCTCTTACCTTGACCAGCTTCTTTCATGAACTCGAGCCACCTTTGGCTGTCAACTCCCAGGACCAAGAGACACAAAATGATGGCAACGGAAGGCTTCATCCTGCTGTAGGGTCAGGGAAACACAAGGATGAACGTGCCATTTCATGGGGTGGAGGATGCTTCTATAACGTTGAGCTGTGCTTGTATGTCAACACCAAATCCCACTGGATTTTATACAGAAATCCACACACATGTAGAGAGATGATGTAAGTGGATCCCAGGGAGTTTCTTGCTCCCCATTTCCACGTGTTTCATTCGACTCCCAGTGCCTGAGAGTTTGCAAATGGACCCCTAGTATAGAGcactttgcattctgatcttgcCAGCCAAAACCCAACTGTATAGGAATCTTCCAGAGTGGGATGTGGTGGCTTTACAGCCATCATAGGTCTCTGCAGTCTATCTGTAGAAGGCTGACCCCACTGTTCCCTGAATTCACACAGAAGCAGACAACAAATCCCCATGGCAACAGCACTGCCTCCTGTGAATTCTAATGCATCTGGTAGATTCAGGAGAGAGACCGAGCATGGAAACACAGCCAGTGAGTGCTGGTGGAACAGAGTCTGCAAAGAGCAATGCTGGAAAGTTCTGACAACTCACCTGGGGTTGACAGTTCCTGCTGAGACCTCGGGTGAGCGGCTTGTGTTGCTCGGTGAGGAGATGTGGCTGGGGCTACCTATATATACTGTCACTTGGCTGGGGGGAAATCCCGTTTGATCTTGCATAATCCTACTTGGCCATAGCTCATCTTTCAGAATATAAAGATTTCTTTTGACACAGTCTGATTTCCCCAGATTGTGCAATCTACCTATGCTCAGGAATACATCATGTTGAGCTTCCAGAATCTTCCTCATCctgactggaaataatcaaggtAAGCACTTTCCATCAAATCATGCAGGGCCAGTGTCTAAGGAGTGAACATTAATATTGGAAAAAGAAATCTGAATATATAATAATCATGGGGGTGCATGGCAAATCCAAAGCCTGAGATTATGTCCTTTCAACCTACAGTTCAAAATTAAGCTGGGCCTGTTAAAtaggagaaagaacagaagaaattgACTTTTGGCATCCACAGGGGTGAACTCAACACTGGGAAAGGACTTCTCCAGACTCAAGTGTGCTTATTCATGAGCAGTCACTCAGAAAGATAATAAAGCAGATTAATTCAGATACTGTGATAAGCCAGgaatacaaaagaataaatagtaCAGGAATTTGCTTCAAAGTCATGAAGAACTAAGAGACCATAAGCAGGCATGAGCAGGGCCCACAGGTTTTTAATTTTGCTACAGGGGTTCAGGCAGAAAGTGGCAAAGCACAGaacaggaatgctgggagaaaacatCAGGAAACAGCTGTTGGAGATGGAGAAGCAGCACTAGGTGTTTGTGGTAGTTCACatatgactcagtttccatctggtaTCGATTCTGACTCATGAGTCACTCAAGTtaaagcttgcctgctctgctttttccAATAATATTGAGAACTGTGAGAGACTCCTGATTTAGCCCATGGGAAAGAGCATTTTGCCCATGAAAAAAGAGCATTCTATCTACTAGAAAGAATACGGCCGACCGCAAACCTCAGGAACATCGGGATAGAAAGTAAGGCTGCTTCAGAGCAGCAAGCGCTGTtagagaggaggctgctcactcaaggaccAGAATGGTCTTGTGCTTAGATACTGACCGTCTGTGCTGTGCAATTTTCTGCCTTTGCTTATAAGCTAGTCCTGGaataaactctgggctgtttggcGGTTTCAGCACGACCAAACAGACCTCCCAATTCtatcctgtgtttctgtctcagTTCCTTTCATCTGATATTTCCTTAGCCTTAGCGTCCCCCCAATCCAGGAACCCTAGCTGACTTTGCAGTAAGAAGAGCTCTTCATATGAACTTGTTCTTTATGAACAGTTTAACTCCCTGAGGATTTGATCCAGTGTGTTCTTATCATATTCACTCCTCATCCACAACTCCACTCTCACCTCCATACCCAC
This DNA window, taken from Chionomys nivalis chromosome 23, mChiNiv1.1, whole genome shotgun sequence, encodes the following:
- the LOC130865389 gene encoding serum amyloid A-3 protein gives rise to the protein MKPSVAIILCLLVLGVDSQRWLEFMKEAGQGTRDMWRAYSDMREANWKGADKYFHARGNYDAAQRGPGGAWAAKVISDAREGIQRVTGRGAADSRADQFANRWGRSGRDPNYFRPVGLPSKY